TTGGCCGTTATGTCCTTTCTGCGGATATTTGGTCTCTGCTGGAAAAAACACCGCCAGGCGCAGGTAATGAAATTCAGTTAACCGATGCTATTGCGATGTTGATGGAAAAAGAAACAGTAGAAGCGTATCACTTGAAAGGTGTGAGCCATGACTGTGGTAATAAATTAGGTTATATGCAGGCATTCGTGGAATATGGTTTACGCCATGATGGTTTAGGCCAGGAATTTGCGCAGTGGTTGCAGGAAACGATTGAAGCAGAAGAAAAATAACAGAGAGTAATGATTGCTCTCTGTTTACAAAAAACAGAGAGCAGCCAAAATGGCGACATATCTGTTTTCTCTTTACAATATTCGTTACCAAAGAAAAACCCCCGATAGTTATCGGGGGTTTTTTCGTATTCAATACTTATAAACGATTACAGCAGGAAATCGTCTAAAGATTTGCCTTGCTCTTCGATTGCTTTCTTGATTACTGCCGGTGTACGACCCTGGCCAGTCCAGGTTTTAAGTTCGCCGTTTTCGTCAGTGTATTGATATTTTGCCGGACGGGCAGCGCGCTTGCTTTTACCTGCAACCTTAACTGAACCTAAAGATTGCAATAATTCGTTAGGGTCAATACCGTCTGCAATCAGCATATCGCGGTATTGCTGCAATTTACGCGCACGTTCTTCAACTTCAGCCTGAACCTGGCTATCTTCTTCGCGGCGTTCATTAACCACGACTTCCAGTTTTTCCAGCATTTCTTCCAAAGTATCCAGGGTGCATTCTCTTGCCTGGGCACGCAGAGTACGGATGTTGTTAAGAATCTTTAGTGCTTCGCTCATTGTGATAATCTCAAATAATATTATTGGTGGCGTGTAGTGAGATAATAGAGTGCTATTTTCCTTTCTGCAATAGTCAAATTTGTAAGTTTGTTAAAAAACATCATTTTTAAAACAGATCTCACATCGTATGTTACATAAATATAAATACTTTCCTGTTATCAGAAAAATACATTTGGTATGCCGTTTTTCTACCTCAAACGGTAGAGAATGACTTATTGATGCGCGCCGTTGTTATAAGGAACGTTTATATCTTTTATCATAACAGACCGTCGCTGGAGGATGTATGGACAAAATGTGGCCGAGGAATAGCCCATTGCGCAGCGTGAAGACGAGTTGTTACAATAAGTGTTTACGACACGAAGATCATATACTCCAAATAATTCGAGTTTCAGGCAGGCGACATAGAGAAGGACAAATTCGTTGGGAACGAATTTGATCAGCCAACGGCTGGCCTCCGGTGAGAGACAAGATGTCTCTCATTTAATCCTTATGTGCTTACACAGGTAAGTGATTCGGGGGACAAATCTGCCGGGAGCAGATTTGAACGCTGCTTGCAGCGGTCCTTTAGGGCGAGGCCCACGACGGGCCGAGTATTTAAACGTCACCAACGCACATGCAACTTGAAGTATTATGAGTATATAGCCTGCCTTTTGGAGTAACCGAGTGGCCCAACTTTATTTTTATTATTCTGCAATGAATGCAGGGAAATCGACGGCGCTATTGCAATCGTCATATAACTACCAGGAACGTGGGATGCGCACGCTGGTGTTCACTGCAGAAATAGATAATCGGCATGGTGTGGGGATAGTAAGTTCACGGATTGGCCTGTCTTCTCCAGCATTATTGTTTAATCCGCAGACACCGTTATTTGGATTGCTGGAGAAAGAGCACCGCGCTCAGCCCGTAGATTGTGTATTAATTGATGAATGTCAATTTTTAACCCGTGAGCAGGTGAGTGAGCTTTCCGATGTCGTGGACCAATTAGATATCCCGGTATTGTGCTACGGGTTGCGTACTGATTTTCGTGGCGATTTGTTTTCCGGAAGTCACTATTTATTAGCGTGGGCAGATAAGCTGATCGAGTTAAAAACGGTCTGTCATTGCGGCCGTAAAGCCAACTGTGTATTGCGGTTAGATGCGCAAGGTAATGCCGTTCACGAAGGTGAGCAGGTCGTTATTGGCGGCAATGAGAGCTATGTTTCCGTGTGCCGTAAACATTATAAAATTGCGCTGGGATTAACCCGTAAAGAAAGCGAGTAAGTCGATTAAATATCCGACAGGCAGGGCGATGAATAAATGGCGTATTGATGCGTGTCTATGCTGAGTTCGAGTAATAAAAATGCCCAACCTTAAAAGGGTTGGGCATCGTTGAAAGATAAACCGCCTTTAGGCTAAGGCGGTAACAGCAAGAGCGTTAGTGTGCGGCTTTCTTGCTGGTTTTAGCGGCTTTTGCTACAGGCTCAACCGCTTCCGTTTTTTCTTCTTCAGAGAACTTACGACCGTAGTAAGTATCCAGCAGAATCTGTTTCAGTTCGGAAATCAGCGGGTAACGCGGGTTAGCGCCAGTACACTGATCGTCGAACGCATCTTCTGACAGCTTATCGACCTTAGCCAGGAAATCGGCTTCCTGTACGCCCGCTTCGCGAATGGACGTTGGGATCCCCAGCTCGGTCTTCATTTCTTCCAGCCAGTTCAGCAATTTCTCGATTTTCTGCGCGGTACGATCGCTTGGCGCCGTCAAACGCAGGTGGTCGGCTATTTCCGCATAACGACGGCGAGCCTGCGGACGGTCATACTGGCTGAACGTCGTCTGCTTGGTCGGGTTGTCGTTCGCGTTATAGCGAATCACGTTTGAGATCAGCAGGGCGTTAGCCAGACCATGCGGAATATGGAACTCCGAGCCCAGCTTATGCGCCATGGAGTGACAAACGCCGAGGAAGGCGTTGGCAAACGCAATCCCTGCAATCGTCGCGGCATTGTGCACACGCTCACGGGCAACCGGGTTTTTTGCCCCGTCGCGGTAGCTGTCTGGCAGGTTTTCCTTCAGCAGTTTCAGCGCTTGTAACGCCTGTCCATCTGAATATTCGTTTGCCAGTACAGAAACATAGGCTTCCAGCGAGTGGGTTACCGCATCAAGCCCGCCAAATGCACACAGCGATTTCGGCATATTCATGACCAGATTGGCATCAACAATTGCCATATCTGGCGTCAGCGCGTAGTCCGCTAGCGGATATTTCTGCCCGGTGGCATCGTCGGTCACCACGGCAAACGGCGTCACTTCGGAACCGGTGCCGGAAGTGGTGGTAATTGCCACCATCTTGGCTTTGACGCCCATTTTCGGGAACTTGTAGATACGCTTACGGATATCCATAAAGCGCAGCGCCAGCTCTTCGAAGTGCGTCGTAGGATGCTCATACATCACCCACATGATTTTCGCGGCATCCATAGGAGAACCGCCACCCAGCGCAATAATCACGTCCGGTTTGAAGGAGTGCATTTGTTCCGCGCCTTTGCGCACGATGCTCAGCGTAGGGTCTGCTTCAACCTCGAAGAATACCTCGGTTTCCAGCCCGTGCTGTTTCAAGACGGACGTCACTTGATCGACATAGCCATTGTTGAACAAGAAGCGGTCGGTCACGATAAATGCACGTTTTGCGCCATCGGAAGCGACTTCTTCAAGAGCGATAGGCAATGAGCCGCGACGGAAATAAATGGATTTAGGAAGTTTATGCCACAACATATTCTCTGCTCGCTTGGCTACCGTTTTCTTGTTGATCAAGTGCTTCGGACCGACGTTTTCGGAGATGGAGTTTCCGCCCCAGGAGCCACAGCCCAGCGTCAGAGACGGAGCGAGTTTGAAGTTGTAGAGATCGCCGATACCCCCCTGAGATGCTGGGGTGTTAATCAGGATACGCGCCGTTTTCATCATATTACCGAAATGATTTACGCGCTCTGGCTGATTGTCCTGATCGGTATACAGGCAGGATGTGTGACCGATGCCACCCATTGCGACCAGTTTTTCCGCTTTAATGACGGCATCGTTGAAGTCTTTCGCACGATACATCGCCAGCGTTGGAGACAGTTTTTCATGGGCAAACGGTTCGGATTCATCGACGACCGTCACTTCACCAATCAGCACTTTGGTATTCGCAGGGACAGTGATACCCGCCATTTCTGCGATCTTCGGTGCAGGCTGGCCCACAATGTCGGCGTTCAGTGAACCGTTTTTCAGCAAGATACCCTGTACGGCATGCAGTTCTTTGCCTTTCAGCATGTAGCCGCCGTGGGTAGCAAAACGTTCACGTACAGCATCATAAACGCTGTCTACCACGATGACGGACTGTTCTGACGCACAAATTACGCCGTTATCGAAGGTTTTCGACATCAGAATAGACGCCACGGCACGCTTGATATCCGCGGTTTCGTCAACGACAACTGGCGTGTTACCGGCACCTACGCCGATCGCTGGTTTACCAGAACTGTATGCGGCTTTCACCATGCCCGGGCCGCCAGTCGCCAGAATCAGGTTGATATCGGGGTGGTGCATAAGCTGGTTGGACAGGTCGACAGAAGGCTGATCGATCCAGCCGATGATGTCTTTCGGTGCTCCTGCTGCAATTGCCGCTTGCAGCACAATGTCAGCGGCTTTATTGGTCGCATTTTTTGCACGTGGATGGGGAGAGAAGATAATCCCATTACGGGTCTTCAGGCTGATCAACGCTTTAAAAATTGCGGTAGAAGTGGGGTTGGTGGTGGGAACAATACCGCAAATCAGGCCAATCGGCTCGGCAATCGTAATGGTACCAAAAGTGTCATCAGTAGAGAGGATGCCGCAGGTTTTTTCATCCTGGTAGGCGTTATAAATGTACTCGGATGCGAAGTGGTTTTTGATGACTTTGTCTTCCACGATCCCCATGCCAGATTCGGCAACTGCCATTTTTGCCAGCGGGATACGGGCATCTGATGCAGCGAGTGCGGCAGCTCGGAAGATTTTGTCCACTTGTTCCTGAGTGTAAGTGGCAAATTCCTGCTGTGCCTTTTTCACTCTTTCGACCAAGGCGTTAAGTTCAGCAACGTTGGTTACGGCCATAATGCTCTCCTGATAAATGTTAAACTCTTTCAGTCAATTGTTCGCCGGATAGAACAGTATAGATAAACAAGCGAGGGGCGTTTTCGTTACCTTGCTATCTTGTCTGCCTATTTCGCATTAATTGACTCAAAGAGCTTGTCAGCCGCCGTTGTGGCGCGATTGTTGCTTTTTAAAATACTGTAACCGCCGATATCGTAAATTTTTGAAATATTGTTTTGAAATTACGTAAAAATTAAGAAGATCTGCGTGTCCGTTACGATATGGGATGAGCATACCCATTTATGGGTGCTTTTTTTGTGATCAATATCGAATTTTCTTTAAGCTGACACCATTCAGCAGCTCTGTGTTGATAGCAATTATCATTAACCGCACACAATTAGCGGTTTTTCTACCCAAAAGGGATTGTAAGGAATGGGGCGGGTATCGGAGCGAGACATTGTTAGGAGGACATTCCGGGCACGACGTTGTGCACATCGTGGAAATGACCTGTTCGTATAAAACGTGTTCGTATAAACGATGCTTATATCTTAATCGAGTGAGCTATTTGACTCGCCGCTTACGGTAAGGGAATCGTGCGCTATTGTCGTGCAAGATGAGTAACTGAATTGTTAAAATAATAACATTACGGCCAGGTAATGACGCGGACAGGTAAGCGTGCATCATCATTTTTGTGCTGTGAAAATGATAAAACCCACTACGATGTTTTTTTGTTCAAAATATATAAATTGCTGAATATTTAAAAAATATCTGCAAATAAATAGGAAAAACATTGTTTATCATGAGGTTAATGATTGTGTCGAATGATTGAAATAAAACGTTTATCGGGCTGTAGTAAAGAAAATTAAGCAACATCAATGTAAAGATATTGGCGAATGTGTCTGCTTTTGATAGCTTCGAGTGTCGACCTGCTATTCGTTATTCACCCATAAATTAATTTTATGATTTATTTGGATAATGGGCGATCTTTTCTGCTCTATGTGACGGCGATTTTTACGCATGGAGTCCGGTATGGCGTTGTATCAAGACAGGGGCGTTTATAAAGTGAAAACTCGCAAAACAAAACGATGCTTTGTTACCAGTATGATTGCCGCAGCAGTGATGGCGTCATGCGTGAATGTTCAGGCTGCTACTGTACCTGCCGGTGTTGAGCTGGCGAAAGAGCAGGTTCTGGTGAGAAACAATGGCGCTGAGGTGTCATCGCTGGATCCGCATAAAATAGAAGGTGTACCGGAATCCAACGTCGCGCGTGATTTATATGAAGGGTTGGTGATTTCCGATCCTGATGGACACCCGATTCCTGGCGTCGCTGAACGGTGGGAAAGCAGCGATTTTAAAGTCTGGACATTCCATTTACGCAAAGACGCCAAGTGGTCAAATGGCGAACCGGTTACTGCACAAGATTTCGTTTATAGCTGGCAGCGTCTGGCCGATCCGAAAACCGTTTCTCCTTACGCTAGCTATTTACAATATGGTCATCTGCTGAATATCGATGACATTATCGCCAGCAAAAAATCTCCCGATACGCTGGGCGTAAAAGCCCTCGACGACCATACGCTGGAAGTCACATTAAGCGAACCGATCCCTTACTTTTATAAATTACTGAATCACTCATCGATGTCCCCGGTCAATAAAGCGGCGGTGGAAAAATTTGGTGATAAATGGACTCAGCCTGAAAACTGGGTAGGAAATGGTGCTTACCGTCTTAAATCCTGGGTCGTGAATGAGCGGCTTGTGCTGGAGCGTAATACCCAATATTGGGATAACGCCAAGACCGTGATTAATCAGGTCACCTATCTGCCGATTGCGTCTGAAGTGACGGATGTTAACCGCTATCGCGCGGGTGAAATTGATGTCACAAATAATAAATTGCCCATCGAGCTATTTCAGAAGCTAAAAAAAGAAATCCCACAAGAAGTTAACATTAATCCCTATCTCTGCACCTATTATTACGAAATCAATAATCAGAAACCGCCATTTAACGATGTCCGGGTGCGCACCGCTCTGCGCATGGGGCTTGATCAAGACATACTGACCAATAAAGTTAAAAATCAGGGCGATATTCCTGCCTATGGCTATATTCCTCCGTTTACGGACGGCCTGAAAGCGCATACGCCAGAGTGGGTTACCTGGCCTCAGGCGAAACGTAATGAAGAAGCAAAAAAACTGCTGGCAGAAGCGGGCTATACCGCAGAGAAACCGCTGACATTTAATTTGCTCTATAACTCATCAGATTTGCATAAAAAAATGGCGATCGCAGCGGCATCGATCTGGAGACAGAATCTGGGCGTTGACGCGAAGTTGGAAAACCAGGAATGGAAAACCTATCTCAGCACGCGTCATCAGGGCAATTATGACGTTGCGCGTGCCGGATGGTGTGCGGACTATAACGAACCGACATCGTTCCTGAACAGCATGCTGTCAGACAGTAGCAACAACACGGCGCATTATAAGAGCGCGGCGTTCGACAAGCTAATGGCGCAGGCGGTTCAGGCGAAAACGGACGATGAACGTGCGCAAGTTTATCAGCAAGCAGAATCGCAGTTGGATAAAGACGCGGCCATTGTACCGGTCTATTACTACGCGAATGCCAGACTGATAAAACCTTATGTCGGTGGCATTACCGGCAAGGATCCGTTGGATAATATACGGGTGAAGGATCTCTATATCATTAAGCATTAATCCGCAGCTGTTTACGGTTTGATGCAAATGAAGTGAGCAAGCAGTGATTAATTTGGTGTTTAATCTCTGGTTACCCATTCCTGCCATGTGGGAATGGGTCGTGAGTCGAATCGATTAATCGTTTTCTCACCGGGCTCTAATTCAGGAATCGTGCTGGGATAACTAGCACGACAACATTACAGGAGAAAATAATGACACACATCACAACTAAAAAAAGAGTAGCTGCCGCTATTATCGCGGCATTAAGTAGCACGATGGCTGTTTCTGCCTTCGCCGCGACCGTTCCCGCAGGCGTTCAGT
The nucleotide sequence above comes from Pectobacterium brasiliense. Encoded proteins:
- the hns gene encoding histone-like nucleoid-structuring protein H-NS, whose amino-acid sequence is MSEALKILNNIRTLRAQARECTLDTLEEMLEKLEVVVNERREEDSQVQAEVEERARKLQQYRDMLIADGIDPNELLQSLGSVKVAGKSKRAARPAKYQYTDENGELKTWTGQGRTPAVIKKAIEEQGKSLDDFLL
- a CDS encoding thymidine kinase, with amino-acid sequence MAQLYFYYSAMNAGKSTALLQSSYNYQERGMRTLVFTAEIDNRHGVGIVSSRIGLSSPALLFNPQTPLFGLLEKEHRAQPVDCVLIDECQFLTREQVSELSDVVDQLDIPVLCYGLRTDFRGDLFSGSHYLLAWADKLIELKTVCHCGRKANCVLRLDAQGNAVHEGEQVVIGGNESYVSVCRKHYKIALGLTRKESE
- the adhE gene encoding bifunctional acetaldehyde-CoA/alcohol dehydrogenase; protein product: MAVTNVAELNALVERVKKAQQEFATYTQEQVDKIFRAAALAASDARIPLAKMAVAESGMGIVEDKVIKNHFASEYIYNAYQDEKTCGILSTDDTFGTITIAEPIGLICGIVPTTNPTSTAIFKALISLKTRNGIIFSPHPRAKNATNKAADIVLQAAIAAGAPKDIIGWIDQPSVDLSNQLMHHPDINLILATGGPGMVKAAYSSGKPAIGVGAGNTPVVVDETADIKRAVASILMSKTFDNGVICASEQSVIVVDSVYDAVRERFATHGGYMLKGKELHAVQGILLKNGSLNADIVGQPAPKIAEMAGITVPANTKVLIGEVTVVDESEPFAHEKLSPTLAMYRAKDFNDAVIKAEKLVAMGGIGHTSCLYTDQDNQPERVNHFGNMMKTARILINTPASQGGIGDLYNFKLAPSLTLGCGSWGGNSISENVGPKHLINKKTVAKRAENMLWHKLPKSIYFRRGSLPIALEEVASDGAKRAFIVTDRFLFNNGYVDQVTSVLKQHGLETEVFFEVEADPTLSIVRKGAEQMHSFKPDVIIALGGGSPMDAAKIMWVMYEHPTTHFEELALRFMDIRKRIYKFPKMGVKAKMVAITTTSGTGSEVTPFAVVTDDATGQKYPLADYALTPDMAIVDANLVMNMPKSLCAFGGLDAVTHSLEAYVSVLANEYSDGQALQALKLLKENLPDSYRDGAKNPVARERVHNAATIAGIAFANAFLGVCHSMAHKLGSEFHIPHGLANALLISNVIRYNANDNPTKQTTFSQYDRPQARRRYAEIADHLRLTAPSDRTAQKIEKLLNWLEEMKTELGIPTSIREAGVQEADFLAKVDKLSEDAFDDQCTGANPRYPLISELKQILLDTYYGRKFSEEEKTEAVEPVAKAAKTSKKAAH
- the oppA gene encoding oligopeptide ABC transporter substrate-binding protein OppA, which encodes MALYQDRGVYKVKTRKTKRCFVTSMIAAAVMASCVNVQAATVPAGVELAKEQVLVRNNGAEVSSLDPHKIEGVPESNVARDLYEGLVISDPDGHPIPGVAERWESSDFKVWTFHLRKDAKWSNGEPVTAQDFVYSWQRLADPKTVSPYASYLQYGHLLNIDDIIASKKSPDTLGVKALDDHTLEVTLSEPIPYFYKLLNHSSMSPVNKAAVEKFGDKWTQPENWVGNGAYRLKSWVVNERLVLERNTQYWDNAKTVINQVTYLPIASEVTDVNRYRAGEIDVTNNKLPIELFQKLKKEIPQEVNINPYLCTYYYEINNQKPPFNDVRVRTALRMGLDQDILTNKVKNQGDIPAYGYIPPFTDGLKAHTPEWVTWPQAKRNEEAKKLLAEAGYTAEKPLTFNLLYNSSDLHKKMAIAAASIWRQNLGVDAKLENQEWKTYLSTRHQGNYDVARAGWCADYNEPTSFLNSMLSDSSNNTAHYKSAAFDKLMAQAVQAKTDDERAQVYQQAESQLDKDAAIVPVYYYANARLIKPYVGGITGKDPLDNIRVKDLYIIKH